A single Desulfovibrio gilichinskyi DNA region contains:
- a CDS encoding acyl-CoA thioesterase, which translates to MIINKDFPTPDAWLNHSVSYGETDAMGVVYYAEYLHFFERSRSHYIRERGMSYSVVEEKGIFLPVREASCRYRAPARYDDMLNIHVGISEWKKASIKFIYDIYKADRTVHIASGFTVHACVNTEGRPVKIPEWLREIF; encoded by the coding sequence ATGATCATAAATAAAGATTTTCCAACTCCTGACGCATGGCTTAATCACAGTGTTTCTTACGGCGAAACAGATGCAATGGGAGTCGTTTATTACGCTGAATATCTCCACTTTTTCGAAAGATCACGAAGCCATTATATTCGTGAACGGGGAATGAGTTATTCGGTAGTTGAAGAAAAAGGAATTTTCCTGCCTGTACGTGAAGCCTCGTGCAGATATCGCGCCCCTGCCCGTTATGACGACATGCTCAATATTCACGTCGGGATCAGCGAATGGAAAAAAGCCTCTATCAAGTTCATTTATGATATTTACAAAGCAGATCGTACCGTTCATATTGCCAGCGGGTTCACTGTTCATGCCTGTGTAAATACTGAAGGCCGCCCAGTTAAAATTCCGGAATGGCTTAGAGAGATTTTCTAA
- a CDS encoding DUF2867 domain-containing protein, which yields MKSEISWPEVIALFNKVQYASVATVDADGYPRITPIGSILFSGEGRGYYFEKFPKSMRSNLDRDPRMTIMAVAPRFGFWFGALWHGKFQSQPAIRLVCEAGGRRKATFEEVEAWLSKVSMFRHLKGHSLLWKDMSMVREFKVIRVEPVELGKMNANRSPMDNLYAVAVLHELINGADYVDSKSFVSKCTMNEFLVRMLTYQPAWLGVLYKVRGVFAKIMGLQHDVTSNKNVKIENFDFEAGGKVDFFTSVDYKSEQYWIGTASDKHLSGYIGVVSEPLESGETRYHMFTIVNFCNWMGPLYFNLIRPFHHLIMHCMGKYAAKT from the coding sequence ATGAAATCTGAAATATCTTGGCCTGAAGTAATCGCTCTATTCAATAAGGTTCAATATGCTTCAGTTGCGACGGTTGATGCTGACGGTTATCCAAGAATTACTCCTATCGGATCAATCCTTTTCAGCGGAGAAGGACGTGGATATTACTTTGAAAAATTTCCTAAAAGTATGCGGTCAAATTTGGATCGTGATCCGCGGATGACTATTATGGCAGTGGCTCCCCGTTTTGGTTTCTGGTTTGGTGCTTTGTGGCATGGAAAATTTCAAAGTCAGCCTGCTATTCGCCTTGTGTGTGAGGCCGGGGGTAGGCGTAAGGCTACATTTGAAGAGGTGGAAGCTTGGCTGTCCAAAGTTAGCATGTTCCGCCATTTAAAAGGACATAGTCTGCTGTGGAAAGATATGAGCATGGTGCGTGAATTCAAAGTGATTCGTGTTGAACCTGTTGAGTTAGGAAAGATGAACGCAAATCGCAGTCCTATGGATAATTTGTACGCTGTAGCTGTCTTGCATGAACTTATTAATGGTGCTGACTATGTTGATTCAAAGTCATTTGTCAGTAAATGCACCATGAATGAATTCTTGGTGCGAATGTTAACATACCAACCTGCATGGTTAGGTGTGCTTTATAAGGTAAGGGGAGTGTTCGCAAAAATAATGGGGCTTCAGCATGACGTAACTAGCAATAAAAATGTTAAAATAGAGAATTTTGATTTTGAGGCCGGAGGCAAAGTCGATTTCTTTACCTCCGTAGATTATAAATCGGAGCAATATTGGATAGGTACGGCAAGTGATAAGCATTTAAGCGGGTATATTGGCGTTGTTTCAGAGCCTCTTGAGTCTGGTGAAACTAGGTACCATATGTTTACAATTGTTAATTTCTGCAACTGGATGGGGCCGTTGTATTTCAATCTAATTCGTCCATTCCATCATCTTATTATGCATTGCATGGGCAAATATGCAGCAAAAACTTGA
- a CDS encoding amidohydrolase family protein has protein sequence MYYDVHTHAFHPKISEKVLSQLNSHYGIKPTGTGLIEDLLARADKAGLDKVIVHTAATDPAQVIPANNWSISLQNSDPRIIAFGTMHPGYEDPEKEFARLERNGIKGLKFHPDFQSFFMDDPKFYEILEMFEGRFIAMFHIGDKLPPEQNPSCPIKLKKILQNFPKLTAIAAHMGGLYHWKWVVEYLAGSNVYMDTSSALPFMDRNLLDEIMKKHPREKILFGSDYPLYDPGESIKELQRKLKLTDSELEVHLSSADNLLN, from the coding sequence ATGTATTACGATGTTCACACTCATGCTTTTCATCCTAAAATATCTGAAAAAGTTCTATCACAACTAAACAGCCATTATGGAATAAAGCCTACAGGCACAGGTCTAATTGAAGATCTGCTCGCACGGGCCGATAAAGCAGGACTGGATAAAGTTATAGTTCATACCGCTGCAACAGACCCTGCGCAGGTTATTCCGGCCAACAATTGGTCAATCAGTCTGCAAAACAGCGATCCGCGCATTATTGCATTCGGCACTATGCACCCCGGCTATGAAGACCCTGAAAAAGAATTTGCACGTCTTGAACGGAACGGCATAAAAGGACTGAAATTCCATCCTGATTTTCAATCTTTTTTTATGGATGACCCCAAATTCTATGAAATACTTGAAATGTTCGAAGGCAGATTTATTGCGATGTTCCACATCGGCGATAAACTTCCACCGGAGCAAAATCCGTCATGCCCGATTAAACTTAAGAAAATTCTGCAGAATTTCCCTAAACTCACTGCCATAGCAGCCCACATGGGTGGATTATATCATTGGAAATGGGTGGTGGAATACTTAGCAGGAAGCAACGTATACATGGACACCTCAAGCGCACTCCCGTTCATGGACAGAAACCTGCTTGATGAAATTATGAAGAAACACCCGCGCGAAAAAATACTTTTCGGTAGCGACTACCCGCTTTATGACCCGGGTGAATCCATAAAAGAACTTCAGCGCAAACTTAAACTGACAGACAGTGAGCTTGAAGTTCACTTAAGCTCGGCTGATAATTTGTTAAACTGA